The genomic interval ATCTTACTAAATAAACTTTATCAATTTCATTTTTGGGATGCATTAATAAATTAGCTAATTCACCATCATTAGTTAAAATTAACGCTCCTGTTGTGTCATAATCTAATCTTCCAACAGGAAATATACGTTCCTTGACACCTTTTTCATGAAAATAATCAACAACCACAGTTCTGTCTTTATCATCTGAAACTGCAGAAATACAACCTGCTGGTTTATTAATAATGTAATAAACTTTTTCTTCTTTTTCAATTTTCATACCATTGACTTCGACTAAATCCTTATCCGATACTTTAAAGCCAAGTTCAGTAATCGTTTTATGATTGACTTTAACCTTACCATCTAATATTAATTGTTCTGCTTTTCTGCGACTTGCTACACCACTTCTTGCAATCACTTTTTGTAATCTTTCCATTATTTCACCTTCACTATCATTGTCATACTTTATTGTACAACATAAAATCTATTTTACACAATCTTTTATGTAATTAAAACTAAAAGTTATTATTATTTATTATCTTTTATACATTATTTAGTTTCAAAATAGAGTTATTCATTTAATTCAATCAAAATAAAATAAATTTTATTATTAAAAAGGCAAAAATGAAGGATAAAATATCAACAATGATACCTGCTTTTAAAGAATATTTTATATCTTTAATCCCAACAGCACCAAAATAGACCGTTATAATATAAAGAGTTGTATCGGTACTACCTTGTATAACAGAAGCTAAATAGCCCGTAAAACTATCAGGTCCATACGTTTTAAAAATATCATTTATAATAGCTAAACTAGCCATACCAGATATTGGCCTAAAAAACATTAATGTTAAAATATCTATATTAATTTTTTGCTGTGTATCGACTAATGTAACTACTGTTCTTAAAAAATCTGAACTCTTAAAAACCGCTGTTGCGATAATCATACTCGCTACATAGGGTAATATTTCAAATGCAACTTTTACACCTTCTTTTGCACCAGTGATAAAACTATCATAAGCATTTACTTTTTTATACCATGCATAAATCATTAAACTTATAATTAATACAGGCAG from Mycoplasmatota bacterium carries:
- a CDS encoding rRNA pseudouridine synthase; this translates as MERLQKVIARSGVASRRKAEQLILDGKVKVNHKTITELGFKVSDKDLVEVNGMKIEKEEKVYYIINKPAGCISAVSDDKDRTVVVDYFHEKGVKERIFPVGRLDYDTTGALILTNDGELANLLMHPKNEIDKVYLVRCVGIVNNPALMKLRTGIKLEGYTTAKAKVELISIDKKNQSSSVRITIHEGKYHQVKLMFEAIGHPVKKLRRERYAFLDVAGLKSGEFRRLKIHEVKHLYVLAQYKEDTKKYQIRNY
- a CDS encoding spore maturation protein; this translates as MSFTIYILPVLIISLMIYAWYKKVNAYDSFITGAKEGVKVAFEILPYVASMIIATAVFKSSDFLRTVVTLVDTQQKINIDILTLMFFRPISGMASLAIINDIFKTYGPDSFTGYLASVIQGSTDTTLYIITVYFGAVGIKDIKYSLKAGIIVDILSFIFAFLIIKFILF